A genomic region of Exiguobacterium sp. Helios contains the following coding sequences:
- a CDS encoding alkaline phosphatase yields the protein MKLKRIIPILALSTLSLSTMVSMNDAEAKTKHAKSPEIRNVIFLIGDGMGVSYTSAHRYLKNDPSTPVAEKTAFDQYLVGQQMTYPEDPEQNITDSASAATAMSSGVKTYNAAIAVDNDKSEVKTVLEAAKERGKSTGLVATSEITHATPASFGAHDENRKNMNAIADDYFKERVNGKHKIDVLLGGGKSNFVRPDTDLTKAFKKDGYSYVTNLDQMQADKNKQVLGLFADGGLPKRIDRESSVPSLEQMTNSAIKRLDSNKKGFFLMVEGSQIDWAGHDNDIVGAMSEMEDFERAFKAAIAFAKKDKHTLVVATADHSTGGYSIGADGIYNWFAEPIKAAKKTPDFMAAKIIEGADVKKTLTTYIDQKKLTLTEDEIESVTRAAESKKLLDVDNAIEAIFNERSHTGWTTGGHTGEDVPVYAFGPAKERFAGQVDNTDHAKIIFDLLKSKK from the coding sequence ATGAAGTTAAAACGAATCATTCCCATTCTTGCCTTGTCGACCCTTTCCTTAAGTACGATGGTCTCGATGAACGACGCTGAGGCTAAGACGAAACATGCAAAATCACCGGAAATCCGGAATGTCATCTTCCTGATCGGGGACGGGATGGGTGTCTCGTATACGTCAGCCCACCGGTACTTAAAAAATGATCCTTCGACGCCGGTCGCGGAAAAAACGGCATTTGATCAATATCTCGTCGGACAACAGATGACCTATCCGGAAGACCCGGAGCAAAACATCACGGATTCCGCATCCGCCGCGACGGCGATGTCGTCCGGTGTCAAAACATATAATGCCGCGATTGCCGTCGACAATGATAAATCAGAGGTCAAGACGGTCCTTGAAGCAGCGAAAGAACGCGGAAAATCGACGGGACTTGTTGCGACATCCGAAATTACACACGCGACACCGGCTTCATTCGGCGCGCACGATGAGAACCGGAAAAACATGAATGCGATTGCGGACGACTACTTCAAGGAGCGGGTCAACGGCAAACATAAGATCGACGTCCTGCTCGGAGGCGGGAAATCAAACTTCGTCCGTCCGGATACCGATTTGACGAAAGCGTTTAAGAAAGACGGTTACAGCTACGTCACGAATCTGGATCAAATGCAGGCGGATAAAAACAAACAGGTCCTCGGTCTGTTTGCGGACGGTGGTCTGCCGAAACGCATCGACCGGGAATCATCCGTTCCGTCACTCGAACAGATGACGAATTCCGCCATCAAACGACTTGATTCAAACAAAAAAGGCTTCTTCCTGATGGTTGAAGGAAGTCAAATCGACTGGGCCGGTCATGACAATGACATCGTCGGTGCCATGAGCGAGATGGAAGACTTCGAACGTGCCTTCAAAGCGGCAATCGCCTTTGCCAAAAAAGACAAGCACACGCTTGTCGTGGCGACAGCCGACCATTCGACCGGCGGTTACTCGATTGGAGCGGATGGTATCTATAACTGGTTCGCCGAGCCGATCAAGGCGGCGAAAAAGACACCAGACTTCATGGCAGCAAAAATCATCGAAGGTGCCGATGTCAAAAAAACGTTGACGACATATATCGACCAGAAGAAACTCACCCTGACGGAAGATGAAATCGAATCCGTTACACGTGCTGCGGAATCGAAGAAACTGCTTGATGTCGACAATGCGATCGAAGCCATCTTCAATGAACGGTCGCACACCGGCTGGACGACAGGCGGACATACGGGTGAAGACGTTCCAGTCTATGCGTTTGGTCCAGCGAAGGAACGGTTTGCCGGACAAGTCGATAATACGGATCATGCCAAAATCATCTTCGATTTACTGAAGTCGAAGAAATAA
- a CDS encoding EAL domain-containing protein, translated as MVRSKKAYYLPVIVCFITIYYLWLIIFANQPELSAWGSNLFSILGCAFATCLLVQAQREPDQQEGHFFLYLAYGTGSYLIAELMWGTYENILQVEVPFPGISDLFYVLQSVFFLVAFLHAIQRHVTKARLVSFIFDIAIVMTVAVTYSWFFLIRPLFDEPFTSKAEFVLAFAYPMCDIVLLFCMISIYYLFEKHEWQKRRRMFQCLFIGLLLQVGADTSFVYVTTVSGEDVIRLIDPLFVIGLLTISISGHLDNPVQKRQQKETTRRRRAPIGKMFLPYLLVIFLFSTMTFYARQNEAMNGLMIGCAITILLILVRQILMILSHQELIEEIHHKADELEVSEERYKSLFTYHPDAIYSLDLKGRIESANPSFEKLTEQDAEELIGKTYRQFTTWQQTSTDKATAQQFETVFQKSGGPDVLLNVTNIPIRVRDRFVGMYGIGQDITTIRENELKIRRLAYYDHLTGVINRTYFEEVLHHLVEEERKEETIILCFIDLDDFKLVNDSFGHHVGDQLLIQVAERLQEAVNPDDIVARQGGDEFTVILRDVTSDEQGRSRTARLLDDLKRTYAIEGIELISNPSIGAVICQRTAGKHVVTLLKQADLAMYQAKSGGGKSIIFFEDIAEKASYRLRLESELPIAIETNQLILHYQPQVDTVTYKMVGVEGLIRWNHPELGMIAPNDFIPMVEEVGMIIRLGEWVLREGFLQAKRWEDEGVTLKVGLNVSMQQFHHPTFVLTLIRLVEETSVDPTRIDLEITEVSAVEDIEETVVTMNRLKELGFTISIDDFGTGYSSLSRLADFPIDTLKIPREFVEKIQAATTGYSMISSIIHLAKSLDLEVIAEGVETLEQVNVLNWLECSRMQGYYFGRPMPAEQIPALY; from the coding sequence ATGGTGCGTTCAAAAAAAGCTTATTATCTGCCTGTTATCGTCTGCTTTATTACAATTTACTATCTTTGGCTGATTATTTTTGCAAACCAGCCAGAGTTGTCAGCTTGGGGCAGTAACTTGTTTTCCATACTCGGTTGCGCGTTTGCGACATGTTTGTTGGTTCAGGCGCAACGAGAACCGGACCAACAAGAAGGACATTTTTTTCTCTACCTTGCATACGGAACAGGAAGTTATCTGATTGCCGAATTGATGTGGGGGACGTATGAGAATATTCTTCAAGTCGAAGTTCCCTTTCCCGGTATCTCGGATCTTTTTTACGTGTTGCAATCTGTCTTCTTTTTAGTGGCCTTTCTACACGCAATCCAACGCCATGTCACAAAAGCTCGTTTAGTCAGCTTTATATTTGATATCGCCATCGTTATGACGGTCGCTGTTACCTACAGTTGGTTTTTCTTAATCCGTCCGCTGTTTGACGAACCGTTCACCTCGAAAGCGGAATTCGTCCTGGCCTTTGCTTACCCGATGTGCGATATCGTTCTGTTATTTTGTATGATCAGTATCTATTATTTATTTGAGAAACACGAGTGGCAAAAACGACGACGTATGTTTCAGTGTTTGTTCATCGGATTGTTGTTACAGGTCGGCGCAGATACATCGTTTGTCTATGTGACGACCGTCAGCGGTGAGGATGTCATCCGGTTGATTGATCCATTGTTTGTCATTGGTTTACTGACGATTAGTATATCTGGTCATTTGGATAATCCCGTACAAAAAAGGCAACAGAAAGAAACAACGCGACGAAGACGTGCACCGATCGGGAAAATGTTTTTACCATATCTGTTAGTCATATTTTTATTTTCAACGATGACCTTTTATGCACGCCAAAATGAAGCAATGAATGGCTTAATGATAGGTTGCGCTATCACGATTCTCCTGATTTTAGTCCGCCAGATTCTAATGATTTTGAGTCACCAAGAATTAATTGAAGAAATTCATCATAAAGCGGACGAGTTAGAAGTGAGTGAGGAACGGTATAAGTCTTTGTTTACTTACCATCCGGATGCCATCTATTCACTTGACTTGAAGGGACGTATTGAAAGCGCGAATCCTTCGTTCGAAAAATTGACGGAGCAGGATGCGGAGGAATTGATTGGCAAAACGTATCGGCAGTTCACGACATGGCAACAGACATCGACAGACAAGGCGACAGCACAGCAATTTGAAACTGTTTTCCAAAAATCTGGCGGTCCAGATGTTTTGCTGAATGTAACCAACATTCCGATTCGCGTCCGGGATCGATTCGTCGGGATGTACGGGATTGGGCAGGATATCACGACCATCCGGGAAAATGAATTAAAAATCCGCCGGCTTGCTTATTACGATCATTTGACCGGGGTCATCAATCGGACCTACTTTGAAGAAGTATTGCACCATTTAGTCGAAGAAGAGCGGAAGGAAGAAACCATCATTCTCTGTTTTATTGATCTCGACGACTTTAAACTCGTCAATGATTCGTTCGGTCACCATGTCGGCGATCAGTTGTTGATTCAAGTGGCAGAGCGCCTGCAAGAAGCCGTCAATCCGGACGATATCGTCGCCCGTCAAGGCGGAGATGAGTTTACCGTCATCTTGCGGGATGTTACGTCGGATGAGCAGGGCAGAAGCCGAACGGCCCGTCTGCTCGATGACTTAAAACGAACGTATGCGATTGAAGGAATCGAATTGATTTCCAATCCAAGTATCGGAGCCGTCATATGTCAGCGGACAGCGGGAAAACACGTCGTGACGTTGCTGAAGCAGGCCGATCTTGCGATGTATCAGGCAAAATCGGGTGGCGGTAAATCCATCATCTTCTTTGAAGATATTGCCGAAAAAGCGTCCTACCGCTTGCGACTCGAATCGGAGCTGCCGATTGCCATTGAAACCAATCAATTGATTTTACATTATCAGCCGCAAGTCGATACGGTCACGTATAAGATGGTCGGTGTCGAAGGACTGATCCGTTGGAATCATCCGGAACTCGGAATGATTGCACCAAACGATTTCATTCCGATGGTGGAAGAAGTCGGCATGATTATCCGGCTTGGTGAATGGGTGTTACGCGAAGGGTTTTTACAGGCAAAACGGTGGGAAGATGAAGGAGTCACATTGAAGGTTGGACTGAATGTCTCGATGCAACAGTTTCATCATCCGACGTTCGTCCTGACTTTGATTCGTTTAGTAGAGGAAACAAGTGTTGATCCGACGCGTATCGATCTTGAAATCACGGAAGTCTCAGCTGTCGAAGATATCGAAGAAACCGTCGTGACGATGAATCGCTTAAAAGAACTCGGCTTTACGATTTCGATTGATGACTTCGGAACCGGCTACTCTTCCTTATCCCGTTTAGCGGACTTCCCGATTGATACATTGAAGATTCCCCGCGAGTTCGTCGAAAAAATCCAAGCGGCGACGACCGGCTACTCGATGATTTCATCCATCATCCATTTAGCGAAGTCACTCGATCTTGAGGTCATCGCGGAAGGTGTCGAGACGCTCGAGCAGGTCAACGTTCTAAATTGGTTGGAATGCTCGCGGATGCAAGGTTATTACTTTGGTCGCCCGATGCCCGCAGAACAAATTCCGGCTCTTTACTAA
- the ribD gene encoding bifunctional diaminohydroxyphosphoribosylaminopyrimidine deaminase/5-amino-6-(5-phosphoribosylamino)uracil reductase RibD, protein MNNRMHQAMQLARMLDGQTSPNPSVGCVITKHGKVIGFGAHRFAGGPHAEVEALNMAGEAARGADLYVTLEPCNHHGKTPPCTEAILAAGIKRVFVATEDRHAIVAGQGITRLREAGLTVETGLLEDEAVRFYTPFWQSLERKRPVVTVKVAQSLNGVVTTGEQRLITSDAARAAGRELRATHDAILVGSETILIDDPALTLRTEAGPEPIRVVVDRRGRLTESAQVFRDGLNPTYWLTEQPRVSIQSNVTVLVGTYTTPNQILDILYDQGIRSLLIEGGPTIQSSFLEADLVDRLEIYQAPSVLQGTTGLTSTIEIEDRFDLTDVAQIGQDVHLRYTRKGDGLCSRD, encoded by the coding sequence ATGAATAATCGAATGCACCAGGCGATGCAGTTGGCACGGATGCTGGACGGACAAACGAGTCCAAATCCGAGTGTCGGTTGTGTCATTACGAAACATGGAAAAGTGATCGGCTTCGGTGCCCACCGGTTTGCGGGTGGTCCGCATGCGGAAGTCGAAGCATTAAACATGGCAGGAGAAGCGGCGCGTGGTGCGGATCTCTATGTCACACTCGAACCGTGTAACCATCATGGAAAGACACCGCCCTGTACGGAGGCGATTTTAGCCGCCGGCATCAAGCGGGTGTTCGTCGCAACGGAAGATCGGCATGCAATCGTCGCCGGACAAGGTATTACGCGTCTGCGTGAAGCCGGACTGACGGTCGAAACCGGATTACTCGAAGACGAAGCGGTTCGATTTTATACACCGTTTTGGCAAAGTCTCGAGCGGAAACGACCGGTCGTCACCGTCAAAGTCGCCCAAAGTTTAAACGGTGTCGTCACGACAGGTGAGCAACGCCTGATTACATCAGATGCAGCCCGGGCGGCAGGACGTGAGCTGCGGGCAACACATGACGCCATCTTAGTCGGGAGTGAGACGATTTTAATCGATGATCCCGCATTGACGTTACGCACGGAAGCCGGACCTGAACCGATTCGGGTCGTCGTCGACCGTCGTGGACGTTTGACGGAAAGCGCCCAAGTCTTTCGGGACGGTTTGAATCCGACATACTGGCTGACGGAACAACCGCGTGTCTCAATTCAATCGAACGTCACGGTTCTCGTCGGCACGTATACGACACCGAATCAGATTTTAGACATATTGTACGACCAGGGGATCCGCAGTTTGTTGATTGAAGGCGGACCAACGATTCAGTCGTCATTTTTAGAAGCAGACCTTGTCGATCGTCTTGAAATCTATCAAGCCCCGTCCGTCTTACAAGGGACGACCGGATTGACAAGCACAATCGAGATTGAAGACCGGTTCGATTTAACCGACGTCGCGCAAATCGGACAGGATGTCCATCTGCGTTATACGCGGAAAGGAGACGGCTTATGTTCACGGGATTGA
- a CDS encoding DUF4352 domain-containing protein: protein MKQILAALMLGTILSGCGTTPDTVQEKSSEKSAPKQETPVSIEKSAAYVPNPQLPDDRKLTKVDASVTDDKGELTLKQFVRPDVTRTIGPITMKVEEVKVFHARPSYGMIDFFHGFTHEESFDLVKTRVTITNRGDEPVTFNPVAHFRLDAKTEKTLQDDVYLESLAATYAPGETRSGNFGFIIEQPLTSVELLTSDVLSAKRDVLGKGSSLSLRL from the coding sequence ATGAAACAGATACTTGCTGCCTTGATGCTCGGGACGATTCTTTCGGGTTGTGGCACTACGCCAGACACCGTCCAAGAGAAGTCATCAGAAAAGTCGGCCCCGAAACAGGAGACACCGGTATCGATCGAAAAGTCTGCCGCATATGTCCCGAACCCGCAATTACCAGATGACCGGAAACTGACGAAAGTCGACGCATCGGTTACCGACGACAAAGGCGAATTGACGTTAAAACAGTTTGTCCGTCCCGACGTGACACGCACGATCGGACCGATCACGATGAAAGTCGAAGAAGTGAAAGTGTTCCATGCCCGGCCGAGTTACGGGATGATTGATTTCTTCCACGGGTTTACGCATGAGGAATCGTTTGACCTCGTCAAGACACGTGTGACGATCACGAACAGAGGCGATGAGCCGGTCACGTTTAACCCCGTCGCTCACTTCAGGCTCGATGCAAAAACCGAGAAGACACTGCAAGACGATGTCTACCTCGAGTCGCTCGCTGCGACATATGCCCCCGGCGAGACACGAAGCGGAAACTTCGGTTTCATTATCGAACAACCGCTCACATCAGTCGAGTTGTTGACGAGTGATGTCCTCAGTGCGAAACGTGATGTGCTTGGAAAAGGTTCGTCCCTTTCTTTGCGCTTATAA
- the ribB gene encoding 3,4-dihydroxy-2-butanone-4-phosphate synthase produces the protein MNGFDLVEEAIEELKHGRPIIVCDDENRENEGDLILLAEHATPEQINFMITYGKGLVCVPVSPQLAERLELNPMTDHNTDPHGTAFTISIDHEEAKTGISAAERALTIQRMLTDEAKQFKRPGHIFPLIAKEGGVRERRGHTEAGVDLARLAGSAEAAVICEIILEDGTMARVDDLLTYKEVHGLKMITIDALVTYLERPVRREADVLLPAAHGAFRILGYTTPDQKEHVTVLSGEPEDGMLVRLHSECLTGDVFGSKRCDCGPQLDAALARIGHEGGAVLYLRQEGRGIGLMAKLKAYELQEQGLDTVEANHALGYATDLRDYKVAAAMLHDLGVTKIRLMTNNPEKQQALEQNGITVLERIPLEIAPVPENKQYLQTKQTKLGHLLDIQGGQ, from the coding sequence ATGAACGGATTTGATCTCGTAGAAGAAGCGATTGAAGAATTAAAACACGGACGTCCGATCATCGTCTGTGATGATGAAAACCGGGAAAATGAGGGGGACCTGATTCTCCTCGCGGAACATGCGACACCCGAACAAATCAACTTCATGATCACGTACGGGAAAGGACTCGTCTGTGTTCCGGTCAGCCCGCAACTTGCAGAACGCCTTGAGCTGAATCCGATGACAGATCACAATACCGATCCGCACGGGACGGCGTTTACGATCAGCATCGATCATGAAGAAGCGAAGACCGGCATCAGTGCCGCGGAACGTGCGTTGACGATTCAACGGATGCTGACGGATGAGGCGAAACAATTTAAGCGTCCCGGTCATATTTTCCCCTTGATTGCGAAAGAGGGCGGTGTCCGGGAACGGCGTGGACATACGGAGGCCGGTGTGGATTTGGCACGGCTTGCCGGAAGTGCTGAAGCAGCTGTCATTTGTGAAATCATCTTAGAGGACGGGACGATGGCGCGCGTGGATGATTTGCTGACGTATAAAGAAGTCCACGGGCTGAAGATGATTACAATCGATGCCCTCGTCACGTATCTCGAACGCCCCGTCCGGCGCGAAGCGGACGTCCTGCTTCCGGCCGCGCACGGCGCGTTTCGGATACTCGGCTATACGACGCCTGATCAAAAAGAACACGTGACCGTCCTGTCGGGAGAGCCGGAAGACGGAATGCTCGTCCGGCTGCATTCGGAATGTCTGACGGGAGACGTCTTCGGATCAAAACGCTGTGATTGCGGTCCGCAACTTGACGCAGCACTGGCACGCATCGGACATGAAGGCGGAGCGGTACTCTACCTGCGCCAGGAAGGGCGCGGTATCGGCTTGATGGCGAAACTGAAAGCCTATGAGTTGCAGGAGCAGGGACTCGATACGGTCGAAGCGAATCACGCGCTCGGGTATGCGACTGATTTACGGGATTACAAAGTCGCAGCCGCGATGTTACACGATTTAGGTGTCACGAAAATTCGGCTGATGACGAATAATCCGGAAAAACAACAGGCACTCGAACAAAACGGTATTACGGTGCTCGAGCGGATTCCGCTTGAGATTGCCCCGGTTCCGGAAAACAAGCAGTATCTGCAAACCAAACAAACGAAACTCGGGCATCTGCTCGATATCCAAGGAGGACAATAA
- the ribE gene encoding 6,7-dimethyl-8-ribityllumazine synthase codes for MVFEGFLTGEGLRVAIVAARFNELITSKLVGGANDAFRRHGVAADAVDTAWVPGAFEIPLVAEKLAKSGKYDAVITLGAVIRGATSHYDYVCNEVAKGVAGASRETGVPIIFGVLTTDSIEQAVERAGTKAGNKGYEAAVSAIEMANLLRTI; via the coding sequence ATGGTATTCGAAGGATTTTTAACAGGTGAAGGACTACGCGTCGCAATCGTCGCAGCACGATTCAATGAATTGATCACATCGAAACTGGTCGGTGGAGCAAACGATGCATTCCGTCGTCACGGAGTCGCTGCGGATGCTGTCGATACAGCATGGGTTCCGGGAGCGTTCGAGATTCCGCTCGTCGCGGAAAAGCTTGCGAAAAGCGGAAAGTATGACGCTGTCATCACACTCGGTGCCGTCATTCGCGGTGCGACATCACACTACGATTATGTCTGCAACGAAGTCGCGAAAGGTGTCGCCGGCGCGTCACGTGAAACAGGGGTGCCGATTATCTTCGGTGTCCTGACGACTGACTCAATTGAACAGGCGGTCGAACGGGCGGGAACGAAAGCGGGGAACAAAGGATACGAAGCAGCGGTCTCAGCAATCGAGATGGCGAACCTGTTACGGACTATTTAA
- the ribE gene encoding riboflavin synthase, with the protein MFTGLIEEVGTIKRKVPRPNGLALEIEARHVLEETKIGDSIAVDGICLTVTAMTATGFTADAVHETIRATSLQTLRVGTPVQLERAMPANGRFGGHFVSGHIDGTARFLSRRPDGEAMEYRFETGEWSKYCIPKGSIAINGTSLTVQHVEPNSLIISLIPHSRQLTTFDRLQSGALVNIECDLMAKHLYHFTQQEQKTDWSAFLGGGAG; encoded by the coding sequence ATGTTCACGGGATTGATTGAAGAAGTCGGGACGATTAAACGAAAAGTTCCGCGCCCGAACGGTTTAGCGCTCGAAATCGAGGCGCGGCATGTTCTTGAAGAAACGAAGATCGGCGACAGCATCGCCGTCGACGGGATTTGTTTAACGGTCACGGCGATGACGGCGACCGGGTTCACGGCGGACGCCGTTCACGAAACGATTCGGGCAACGTCCCTTCAGACGTTGCGGGTCGGCACACCGGTTCAGCTCGAACGGGCGATGCCGGCGAACGGACGGTTTGGCGGTCATTTCGTCAGCGGACACATTGACGGAACAGCCCGGTTCTTAAGCCGTCGACCGGACGGTGAAGCGATGGAATACCGGTTCGAGACCGGGGAGTGGAGTAAATACTGTATTCCGAAAGGCTCGATTGCGATCAACGGAACGAGCTTGACGGTCCAACACGTGGAACCGAACAGTTTAATCATCTCATTGATTCCGCACTCCCGACAGTTGACGACGTTCGACCGGTTGCAAAGCGGGGCACTCGTCAATATCGAGTGTGATTTGATGGCAAAACATTTGTATCACTTTACACAGCAGGAACAAAAAACGGATTGGTCGGCATTTTTAGGAGGCGGAGCAGGATGA